CATAGCCGACCGGTATCAGGTCGTGGCGGCCGGCAATCATCCGCTGCACCACCATGTCGGGTGCCTCGGCCAGCAGCAGGGCCGCTTCCCGTTTCAGGGCCTGCACAAAAAAGATCAGAGATGCAATCACAAAGATGATCAGGGTGTAGACCAGAAACAGGGAGATGTTTTTGGCCTTCCTCCGCATAAGTGAGGAGAGGGCAAAATCAAGGATATTGCGGTGGCGGTTAAGGGCGTGGTGCATAGGACCTCTGCAGGGTTGCGGGTGGTGTCACCAGTGAGCCGGATGGAAAATGCTCCAGGGCGGTCGGATGATCCTGAAATGGCGCGTGCAGATCAGCCATGGCGGGATGACGGGTATAGCGGGCCTCGGTAAACAGGCAGAGATCGGTCAGGCGTAACCGGCGCACCAGTTGGGCCCGTTCCTGCAGCTCCGCGTTACGGGCGGTCCTGCTGCTGTGTGAGTGAATTCCCATCAGCAGCAGGACCGCCGTGCCGGTTGCGATCAGCAGTATGAAGCCGGTGGAAGGGCGCATGGCTGCTCCGGTCATTCCAGTGTCTTCAGCAGGGCAGGAGTGATCTCATGAAACCTGACAATCCGTTTGCCTGCATGATCTTTCAAAAACTCCTGCGCCTCGGCCAGCTTTGCAAGGGGGATCAGCTCATGCCCCATCGGTCCGTACACGTTGCTGCCGGTCACGTAGAAGGCGGTCCTGCCGTCAATCAGCTTCAGTGAATAGTAGTCCTTCACCTCAATGGCCGAGATCATGGCCGGTTTTCTGTCTGGTGCGTACCGGGACAGGTTGTTGAGGTAGCTGAACAGATCCTTGGCCCCGTCAAACCAGACTTGCCTACCGTCAGTGAATCTGATTGCAGCAGTCCAGGCCGGATACTTATGGACAAACATGCCGCAGACCGGGCACTTGTCCTTTGGCCCCGGAGCTTGTGCTGCCAGAGTGACGGCGCTGTTCAGCCAGATGCAGGCAGTGACAGCAAACAGGAGCAGATAGCGGTTCATGGCTTGTTTCCTTTGCGGTGATCAGGACTGGCCGGATATCGTCAGATACCCGGCCAGGTTTATTCCAGCTAGTGATGACCGTCGTGCTTCATCTTCATCATTTTGCGGCGTTCACGGATCATTCTGGTGTCATTGTACATATCTTCGTAGGCTGCCTTGATGGCGTCATCAAAGCTGCCCAGAGTCCCCTTGTGCGCCTTTATAAATGCCTCGGCATCCGCCTTGCTGGCAAAGGCCCACTTGGCCCGGGAGGTCATGACCCCCATCCTGTCACCGCCGATTACCCAGTGGGCGGTCTCTGCATCAATCAGCTTTTGGGTGGTGAAGTCCCCCACCTTGATGGAGGTCGGCATCTTGTCAATATTGTTGGCCAGTTCTACTGCCATGCAATGCAGGCTGCAGGTGCCGGTTGAACTGCCGTCCTGATAGGTCACCAGCATCCGGCTGTGGCTGAATCTGGTGCGGTCCATGCCGCAGTACTTACAGCTGTCCGGGCCTTCAACCTTGTCAGTGGCAGTCACCAGGGCAGCCGTTGTCAGTAAAAGGGTCAGGGTAGCCAGAAACTTCAGTAGGTTTTTCATTGTCTGTTCTCCTGTCTGGAATATGTGTAACGCGGTTTTTGCCTGCTGTCCATTGCAGCCCACTAGAATTTATAGGCCATGGTCAGGTAGACGTTCCGTCCGTTTTCCGGAACGCGGTAGCCGACACCGCTGACAAAGGGGTCACGCAGATAAGACAGGTGGCTGTAGTACTGGGTGTCCAGAATGTTGTTGATGCCGCCGGTCACGGAGAACCCTTTGTACTGATAGCCTGCCTTCAGGTCAGTGGTTACCCACCCGGCAGTCTTTTGTTCGTTCAGGCTGCTGTCAATGCGATCCTGTTCGCGGCTGAGGGTCTCAAGCAGTTCGGCAAAGAAGCTGCCGTTGTCATAGCGGATGGAGATGGTGCCTTTCAGGGGCGGCATCTCGGACAGCGGGCGATTGCCGCTGATATTTCGCCCTTCGGTGTAGGAAAGGGTGCCCCTCAGAAACAGGTCGGCCGGCAATGAAACCTGGCTACCCAGTTCGGCACCCCAGATGCTGGCATGGATATTCTGATAGCTCTTCAGGGTAGCGGAGGCCTGGTAGAAGTTCACGTAATCCTGCAGGTCGCTGTAAAAGATCGAGGCATTGACATAAAAACGATCCGTTGCGTACTTGGCTCCAAGGTCAGCCTGATGGTTGACGGTTGCCTTGAGGCCCTGGTTGCCGCGCCAGGCCGGGTTCCCCGGCAGATCAAGAAACAGTTCCTGCTGGTCGGGGGTGCGGGTGCCCCGTCCCAGGCCGGTGAAGATCACCAGTTCCTTGAAGGGGGTGTAGTTCAGCTGCAGGTTTGCGCTGATGGTGCTGAATTCCTTTGAACTGCCGGCAGTCACCATGGTGTTGGCTCTGTCTGCCTTGGCCCGGGTCAGATCGCCACGTACGCCGCCGGTCAGGCTTAGTTTGCCGCCAAGCGGCAGGGTATACTCACCGAACAGGCCGAAGTTTTCAATCGTCACATCCGGGATCATGGCAAGGTCGCGGTAGTTAAAATACATGGCCCGGCGATTGGTGGCATCCCAGTTGCGGTTGTAGTAGTCCAGCCCGCTCTTCAGACTGCCCGGTCCGAGCTTCAGCTCTGCCTGCAGTTTTGCTCCATAGGTCTGGGTGGAGGCATCGGTCTGCATGGAATAGAACCGTGGTGATGTGCTGGAGCTGAAGCGGCTGCGGTCATCCATCAGGTGTTCAACCCGGTCCCAGTAGACCTGCAGCTTCAGATCCTGCAGCAGTGCCGAGAGGTTCTGAATCCGGTAGCTCCAGTTCATACGGTCGGTCCTGTCGTAGTCGGCATCCATCTTCAGGTAGGGGTAGAGGACATGGTCCGCATCCTGATAGGTATAGCTGAGCTCCGTGCGTGAATTGGCAGTCGGGTTAAGCCCCAGCTTGCCCCAGCCGGTGTTGATCTCGTAGGCCTTGGAGTCAATGGCGGTGTTCTTGTAACGGTTCGGGCTGGTTGCGGGATAGATCTGGGTCAGCAGCTTGCCGTTGCCGGACTGGGGGACATCGGAATATTTGTAGGCGTAGCCCATCAGGGCATCATAGCGCTCTGTGCCATAGGATGCGGTGGCCGCAGCATTGGTGCCGTGCCAGTCGCCGTATCCCAGGCTGAGCTCACCGCCAAATCCCTTGCCCGGCCGTTTGGTCTGGGCGTCAATCAGACCCCCCAGGCCACCGGGGTTGGAGAGATCATAGGGGCCCTTGATGATCCTGACCTGCTCAATCTCGGCAAAATCATAGTGGAACGACGGCGGGTCCATTCGGGAGGGGCAGGCGCCATGCAGGCGGACGCCATCCACCAGGACGTTGATATTGTCCTTCTGAAAGCCGCGCAGCACCACATCATTGGCAATTGCCCCCTTGTGGACAATGTTGATTCCTTCCACCTGTTTCAGGGCCTCACCCATATCCCTGGCTGGACTTTCACGAACTTCCCGGACAGAAAGACTCTCTTCCTTCGGTGATTCCTTGTCGGCGCGGACAATGATTTCATCAAGCAGCAGATGTTCGGCACGGGCTGTCTGGGCTGTCAGTGTCAGCAGCAGCGCCAGCAGCGAAAGCTGTTGTACGGTCATGGCAGTAGTCCTCCATAGCGTTGTCAGTCGTAAGGATCAAATGTCGATTACGGCGCTGATTGTCTGGATCAGACAGGCTTTGGAGGGGGGAGCAACGGCCTGGATGAGGGCGAGTGCAGAGTGCTGACGGGGGAGGGTGGATAGGGTGATTTTTCAGGCGGCACAATGACCACCCGGTAGATAAACGGCATGCCTTCATTGCCCTGGCTATTAAGCAGTGCGGACTGGCTGCTGTCACCGCAGGGGCAGCCGCAGCTGAGAACCGTCTCTGCAGCCTGTGGTGCGGGCAGTTCGGCCTGCCGGGTAGTGATGGTTTCTTCCAGTACGGCGTGGACCGATTCGGCGGACAGCGTGGTGTGACAGCAATCAGCCGTGTTGGCGGCAGATTCCGGAGGACGGTTTTCCGGCTGCTTTTTCTTCCAGCAACAGCAGGTGCGATTCAATTGACTCTGCAGGGAACAGCCGTCCCGCGTGCAGTCTCCGCTGCAGGCAACCCGGCCGTCGTGGGCATGCTGATGCGGTTGGAGCGCCAGTGAGGGCAACGGTCCCGCTGCAATCAGCAGGTAGATGGCGGTCATCAGGGCGGCAATGCCCCGTCGCAGCGGTCTCAGAGAGGTATGTGCGGGTGTCGGTGGCATAAGGGCTCCTGATTGCTTGTCTCTCTTTATCAAGAACCGTGCCGTTGGTGCTAAGTGTCTGATATTAAACGTTTGTTTAAATGTTGTTGAGTTGGTTGGTTTTTTGTTGTCTTATTTTGAGACAGGCGTTATGGTGCTCACACACGTAGCGTATCCTTGCCTTTCATGACAGGTCAGCGACTATGGCACCTCACCGGAAAAAGCTTTGTGCCCTGCTGGATGACTCGGGCAAAACAGTTGGCAGGGCAGAGATAATCCAGCAATTTCCCGCCCTGATCTGGCACTCGGGCTTTGATGCCCGTTGTGATTATTTTAACCAGACCTGGCTGGCGTTTACCGGCCGGACCCTGGCGCAGGAACTGGGGGATGGCTGGGCAGAGGGGGTTCACCCCGATGATCTGCCGGATTGTCTCACAACCTACCGGGAGGCGTTTGCGGCCCGGCAGCCGTTTACCATGGAATACCGTCTGCGCTACCATGACGGTTCCTATCGCTGGATTGTTGATCACGGTGCTCCCCACTATGCCATTGACGGCTGTTTCTGCGGTTATATCGGCAGTTGCTACGACATTACCCCCCAAAAAGAGTCCGAACGGTCACTGCAGATCTCCCGGGTTGAGCTGGAGCAGCGGATAGAGCAGTGTTCCTGTGATCTGCAAAAAAGCCATGATCTTCTGAACAGTCTCTCCCAGCAGGTTCCCGGCGGGATCTACCAGTTTCAGATGTTTTCCGACGGCCGCTACTGCGTCCCCTATGCCAGCCGGACCATGCTTGAGCTTTTCGAGATTACCCCCGAAGATATTCAGTACGATGCAACCTGTCTCTTTGATCGGGTCCTGCCGGATGAGCTGCCCGGCGTGATCGACTCGATTCAGGAGTCTGCCGTTACCCAGACCCCCTGGCACCGCGAATTCCGGGCGGCTATTCCGTCGAAAGGGATACGCTGGTTCCAGGCTGATTCACGCCCCCGCCGGCAGCCGGACAACAGTGTGATCTGGTGTGGTTTTGTCACTGATATTACCGAACGCAAGGAGCTTGAACGCCAGCTGGTTGAGGCGCAGCGTCTGGAGTACATCGGCCAGCTGGCAGCCGGGGTGGCCCATGAGGTCAGAAACCCCCTGAATGCCATCCTGACCGTCACCGAGGCGCTTTTCCGGGAGGAGGGGGTCGAGGGCAATCAAACCTTGACTCCCTATATTGAGCATATCCGTTCCCAGGTTGTCCGGCTTGCCCGGCTGATGAACGATCTGCTCAGCCTGGGACGGCGCCAGCAGGAAGATCAACTGGTGCCGCTGGCACTGGCTGAATTTTGCCGCCAGACCGCACAGCTCTGGCAGGAGAGTAGTCCGGCGGGCCACCGTCGGCTGGCGCTGGAGATCCCCCCTGAGGCGGAAACCGCGCTGGCCCGTGCGGACAAAGATCGTTTGCAGCAGGTGTTGTTTAACCTCCTGGATAACGCCGGGCAGCACAGTCCGCCGGAGAGCAGCATCAGCCTGGTACTTGACCAGCCTCACGTCTCTGCCGGGGAGCGACACCTGCGGTTGCGGGTGATTGATCAGGGCAGCGGGGTGGCGCCTGGCCTGTATGAAAGGGCTTTTGAACCGTTTTTTACCACCCGCAAGGGGGGCACCGGATTGGGGCTTGCCCTGGTGAAACAGTTTGTCGATCAGATGGGAGGGATGGTGCAGATCTGTAATAATGATCCTGAACCGGGCTGCACGGTTACGTTGCAGTTACAGCCGGCGCCGGAGGAATGCCTGTCATGAAACCGCAGATTTTGCTGATTGAAGACTGTGCCGTAACCCGCTTCGGAGTGGTCCGTTATTTTTCAAAGGACGGCTATCAGATCAGTGAAGCCGGATCACTGGCCGAGGCCACCAGGTTGATGGCTGAGCGACGTTTTGACCTGATTATCATTGATGTCAACCTGCCCGACGGTAACGGCCTTGACTTGATCAGAGCCGAACGGGAGGCCCAGAATCTGGTGCCGATTATTGTGGTTACCGGCGCCGGAGATATCCCCCTGGCGGTTGAGGCGATGCAGTGCGGCGCCGACAACTTTCTGACCAAACCGCTTGATATGCCGGCCCTTTCGATTTCGCTGGCCAAATCCCTTGAGCTGGGAACGCTTAAACGGCAGTCAATGGCCCGCAAGCGGATGGAAAAACAGCTGGGCATCTTTTTTGGCGCCACACCGGCCATGCAGGAGGTGCAACAGGTTGCCCGGATGGCTGTTGACAACGCCCATCCGGTGCTGATCACCGGTGAAACCGGTACCGGCAAGGGGATGCTGGCCAAGTGGATTCACCAGCAGGGCTGCCGTGCCCAGTACGAGTTTGTTGAGTTGAACTGCTCAAGTCTGCGGGGGGAGATGCTCTCCCGCGAGCTGTTCGGTGCCCAGCGGGGGGCCTACACCTCGGCCGATCAGGACCGTCGCGGGCTGGTTGATGTTGCTGACCGCGGCAGTCTGTTTCTGGACGAGATCGGCGATATGAGCAGTGAAGTGCAGGCCCAGTTTCTCAAACTGCTTGAAGACAAGACTTACCGGCGGCTGGGGGATGTCAAACTGCTGAAAAGCGACTTCCGGCTGATCTGCGCCACCCACCGCGACCTGCATGCCTTCTGTGCCGATGGTCAGTTTCGGCAGGATCTGTTCTACCGGATCAACCTGATCCATATCCATCTTCCACCTCTCAGGGAGCGCCGGGAGGACTTGCCGGCCATTACCTCCTACCTGCTCAACCTGCTGGGGGCAACTGATCAGGTGCTGACTGACGAGGTGCGAGGGCTGCTGTTCTCCTATGACTGGCCCGGCAATATCCGTGAAATGCGCAACGTGCTGGAGCGGGCCCTGCTGCTGACCCCGCCGGGCGGCACCCTGCGGCACTCACTGTTTTCCTGTATAAACGGTGGGCAGCGGCCCTGTCCAATCCATCTGTCTGCAGAGCCTCAGACCGTGCAGCAGGTTGAAACGGCCCATATTCAGGCCGTCCTTGCCCAGCATGGCGGTAATGTGGATAAGGCCGCCAAGGCATTAAACCTTTCCCGCGCCACCCTCTATCGCCGCCTCAAGCAACTCAGAGATGAGGGAGGCTGCTGAGACAGCTGTCTCATCTTGAGATAGGCCGTATCATCCCGCCCCCTGTCTATGGGGCAACGGGGGGCTGTTGAAAGGCCTCAACATACGTCTGTAGCAGTATTGTCCGCGGTCTTGTGCATGCTGCAGGTGTATCGTTTGCACAACGGCACGGTTCTTGATTGTGATGCCGGTATGTCCAGTCCCGCATCACATACCTGTTGCCGCCCCGATTGCCTCTGTGACCGGGTCCTGATCGTCGATGACGAGCCGGGCATCCTGTTTGCCTATCGCAAACTGCTGGAACAGAAGGGGCTGGTTGTTGATAGCTGTGACTGTCTCTGCGAGGCGCTCGACTATCTGGAAAAGCATCATTATCTGGCCGTGGTCGCCGATATGCGCTTGCAGGGTACCGATACCATGGACGGCCTGGATCTGGTTCGGGAGGTACGCCGGCGTCAGCCCGCAGCCGGAATTATTGTCGCATCCGGCACCAGCGACCAGAAGACACGTCAGTCCGCGTCCGAGCTGGGGGTTGATCACTACCTTGAAAAACCGATCCATCCCTCCCGTATCCTTGATCTGTTGATTCAACTTCGAAATACCGTTCATGGCGAAGAGCTGCTGCCCGCCCCTGAAACAGGGTAGATCGTTATGCTGAATTTTCCTTCTCCCTGTGGGGGAAGGTGGCCGAAGACCGGTTGAAGGGGCAGCAACGGCTTGAAATGAGCCTCTTTCTCCTCACCCTGGCCCTCTCCCCAGGAAGAAGGAATTTACTACCTCCGGAAAGGATGACCCGTTATGAGACCGTTGCTTGTCCTGGCTGTTCTGGCCGTTGCTACCCAGGCCTGTGCCCTTGAGCCACCCAAAACTGAAGAACAAAAGACCCTGTATGCCATTGGCCAGACCGTGTCACGCCAGTTGTCGGTCTTTAATCTGAGCGCGGATGAATTCCAGTATGTGCTGCTGGGCCTGACCGATGCCCAATCCGGCAATAAGGCGGCGGCAGAGCCTGCCCAGTACAACCGTAAGATTCAGGAACTGGCCCGGTCCCGCCGGGCTGCCCATGCCCAGAAGCTTGGCCCGGCCAACAAAGAAGCCCTTGAAAAAGCTGCCAAGGAGCAGGGGGCCGTCAAGAGCGCCTCAGGGCTGATCTACCTTCCGGTGAAGGAGGGGAACGGCGCGCAACCGAAGCTGACCGATACGGTACGGGTCAATTACCGCGGTATCCTCGTTGATGGCAAAGAGTTTGACAGTTCCTACAAACGGGGCAATCCACTCGAGTTTAAGCTGGATAGCGTCATTAAATGCTGGACTGAAGGGGTACAGAAGATGAAGGTGGGGGGGAAGGCAAAGCTGACCTGCCCTGCCGCACTGGCCTATGGTGAACAGGGAGCCGGCGACCTTATTCTGCCGGGTGCTACCCTCCAGTTTGAGGTTGAATTGCTTGATATCAAAAAATAACCGTTGTCCGAACGGAGTGTCCCCATGAAACGTCATCTGTCCCGGTTGATCTGTCTGCTGCTGTTTCTGCCGGTTTTAATGGTTTGTGCTGCATCCCCTGCCATGGCTGCACCGGTTACCTACAAGCGAACCGTTGAAAAGTATCAGGTGCCGGATGTGATTCTGACCAACCAATTCGGCAAAAAGGTCCGGCTGAAGACGTTGCTGGAGTCCGGGCGTCCGGTGGCCGTTGATTTTATCTATGCCACCTGTACCACCATCTGTCCGGTGCTTTCCGCCGGGTATACCAATCTGCAACGAAAACTGGGGGCGGACAGTGTCAAAGTGCAACTGGTCTCCATCACCATTGACCCGGAAAATGATAATCCGAAGGTTCTCAA
Above is a window of Trichlorobacter lovleyi SZ DNA encoding:
- a CDS encoding nitrous oxide reductase accessory protein NosL; protein product: MNRYLLLFAVTACIWLNSAVTLAAQAPGPKDKCPVCGMFVHKYPAWTAAIRFTDGRQVWFDGAKDLFSYLNNLSRYAPDRKPAMISAIEVKDYYSLKLIDGRTAFYVTGSNVYGPMGHELIPLAKLAEAQEFLKDHAGKRIVRFHEITPALLKTLE
- a CDS encoding nitrous oxide reductase accessory protein NosL; the protein is MKNLLKFLATLTLLLTTAALVTATDKVEGPDSCKYCGMDRTRFSHSRMLVTYQDGSSTGTCSLHCMAVELANNIDKMPTSIKVGDFTTQKLIDAETAHWVIGGDRMGVMTSRAKWAFASKADAEAFIKAHKGTLGSFDDAIKAAYEDMYNDTRMIRERRKMMKMKHDGHH
- a CDS encoding TonB-dependent receptor domain-containing protein, translated to MTVQQLSLLALLLTLTAQTARAEHLLLDEIIVRADKESPKEESLSVREVRESPARDMGEALKQVEGINIVHKGAIANDVVLRGFQKDNINVLVDGVRLHGACPSRMDPPSFHYDFAEIEQVRIIKGPYDLSNPGGLGGLIDAQTKRPGKGFGGELSLGYGDWHGTNAAATASYGTERYDALMGYAYKYSDVPQSGNGKLLTQIYPATSPNRYKNTAIDSKAYEINTGWGKLGLNPTANSRTELSYTYQDADHVLYPYLKMDADYDRTDRMNWSYRIQNLSALLQDLKLQVYWDRVEHLMDDRSRFSSSTSPRFYSMQTDASTQTYGAKLQAELKLGPGSLKSGLDYYNRNWDATNRRAMYFNYRDLAMIPDVTIENFGLFGEYTLPLGGKLSLTGGVRGDLTRAKADRANTMVTAGSSKEFSTISANLQLNYTPFKELVIFTGLGRGTRTPDQQELFLDLPGNPAWRGNQGLKATVNHQADLGAKYATDRFYVNASIFYSDLQDYVNFYQASATLKSYQNIHASIWGAELGSQVSLPADLFLRGTLSYTEGRNISGNRPLSEMPPLKGTISIRYDNGSFFAELLETLSREQDRIDSSLNEQKTAGWVTTDLKAGYQYKGFSVTGGINNILDTQYYSHLSYLRDPFVSGVGYRVPENGRNVYLTMAYKF
- a CDS encoding PAS domain-containing sensor histidine kinase; translation: MAPHRKKLCALLDDSGKTVGRAEIIQQFPALIWHSGFDARCDYFNQTWLAFTGRTLAQELGDGWAEGVHPDDLPDCLTTYREAFAARQPFTMEYRLRYHDGSYRWIVDHGAPHYAIDGCFCGYIGSCYDITPQKESERSLQISRVELEQRIEQCSCDLQKSHDLLNSLSQQVPGGIYQFQMFSDGRYCVPYASRTMLELFEITPEDIQYDATCLFDRVLPDELPGVIDSIQESAVTQTPWHREFRAAIPSKGIRWFQADSRPRRQPDNSVIWCGFVTDITERKELERQLVEAQRLEYIGQLAAGVAHEVRNPLNAILTVTEALFREEGVEGNQTLTPYIEHIRSQVVRLARLMNDLLSLGRRQQEDQLVPLALAEFCRQTAQLWQESSPAGHRRLALEIPPEAETALARADKDRLQQVLFNLLDNAGQHSPPESSISLVLDQPHVSAGERHLRLRVIDQGSGVAPGLYERAFEPFFTTRKGGTGLGLALVKQFVDQMGGMVQICNNDPEPGCTVTLQLQPAPEECLS
- a CDS encoding sigma-54-dependent transcriptional regulator gives rise to the protein MKPQILLIEDCAVTRFGVVRYFSKDGYQISEAGSLAEATRLMAERRFDLIIIDVNLPDGNGLDLIRAEREAQNLVPIIVVTGAGDIPLAVEAMQCGADNFLTKPLDMPALSISLAKSLELGTLKRQSMARKRMEKQLGIFFGATPAMQEVQQVARMAVDNAHPVLITGETGTGKGMLAKWIHQQGCRAQYEFVELNCSSLRGEMLSRELFGAQRGAYTSADQDRRGLVDVADRGSLFLDEIGDMSSEVQAQFLKLLEDKTYRRLGDVKLLKSDFRLICATHRDLHAFCADGQFRQDLFYRINLIHIHLPPLRERREDLPAITSYLLNLLGATDQVLTDEVRGLLFSYDWPGNIREMRNVLERALLLTPPGGTLRHSLFSCINGGQRPCPIHLSAEPQTVQQVETAHIQAVLAQHGGNVDKAAKALNLSRATLYRRLKQLRDEGGC
- a CDS encoding response regulator, which produces MLQVYRLHNGTVLDCDAGMSSPASHTCCRPDCLCDRVLIVDDEPGILFAYRKLLEQKGLVVDSCDCLCEALDYLEKHHYLAVVADMRLQGTDTMDGLDLVREVRRRQPAAGIIVASGTSDQKTRQSASELGVDHYLEKPIHPSRILDLLIQLRNTVHGEELLPAPETG
- a CDS encoding FKBP-type peptidyl-prolyl cis-trans isomerase, which encodes MRPLLVLAVLAVATQACALEPPKTEEQKTLYAIGQTVSRQLSVFNLSADEFQYVLLGLTDAQSGNKAAAEPAQYNRKIQELARSRRAAHAQKLGPANKEALEKAAKEQGAVKSASGLIYLPVKEGNGAQPKLTDTVRVNYRGILVDGKEFDSSYKRGNPLEFKLDSVIKCWTEGVQKMKVGGKAKLTCPAALAYGEQGAGDLILPGATLQFEVELLDIKK
- a CDS encoding SCO family protein → MKRHLSRLICLLLFLPVLMVCAASPAMAAPVTYKRTVEKYQVPDVILTNQFGKKVRLKTLLESGRPVAVDFIYATCTTICPVLSAGYTNLQRKLGADSVKVQLVSITIDPENDNPKVLKEYLQRYQAKPGWDFLTGSRKDIDRVMHAFDAYFRDKMDHKPLTFIRGADGSWIRLYGLISSSEFLAEYKKAGLL